A section of the Pseudobacteriovorax antillogorgiicola genome encodes:
- a CDS encoding class I SAM-dependent methyltransferase has translation MTIHYRHHRYAGNKGDLWKHFILHEVIGLLNQPARILDCHGGAGYYSLAPGQEWKRGLGEISVSHLASSHWLHDEWFSGVWQRFQERIYWGSWVQLAHLQSTRQLTVCDHNPDVVAAIDSSHGTHNNVTPVQTDSFAWLHQHYREFDFIFMDPAYSLKDGLGDDWLKLSSWFQSTSDSPPSLAWYPLYGPNKPNDICDRFPVSGIEIHWPTTRKSAFVPKGCGLFLSTELLSTALSPEGKRRWQDFAKLLGGALVMRSKTNLTKRHHFGDSGTFA, from the coding sequence ATGACCATTCACTATCGGCATCATCGATACGCCGGCAATAAAGGCGACTTGTGGAAGCACTTTATTCTTCACGAAGTCATCGGCTTACTAAACCAGCCCGCGAGAATCTTAGACTGCCACGGGGGAGCTGGCTACTACAGTCTAGCACCTGGTCAAGAGTGGAAGCGAGGACTCGGTGAGATCAGTGTTAGCCACCTGGCATCCTCCCATTGGCTGCACGACGAATGGTTTTCTGGGGTATGGCAGCGGTTTCAGGAGCGGATATATTGGGGCTCGTGGGTTCAATTAGCCCACCTGCAGAGTACACGTCAGCTCACCGTCTGTGATCATAACCCAGACGTAGTCGCTGCAATCGATAGCTCTCATGGAACCCATAACAACGTCACCCCAGTTCAAACTGACTCCTTTGCTTGGCTTCACCAGCATTACCGCGAATTTGATTTCATTTTTATGGACCCAGCCTATAGCCTGAAGGATGGTCTGGGAGATGATTGGCTCAAACTCTCCTCGTGGTTTCAGAGTACCTCTGACTCACCCCCAAGCCTGGCTTGGTACCCACTATACGGCCCAAACAAGCCCAACGACATATGTGATCGTTTTCCCGTCTCGGGTATCGAAATTCACTGGCCTACCACAAGAAAATCAGCCTTTGTGCCTAAGGGTTGTGGCCTATTTCTTAGCACAGAGCTGCTGAGTACGGCCCTGTCACCAGAGGGAAAACGGAGATGGCAGGACTTCGCCAAGCTGCTCGGCGGCGCCCTGGTGATGCGCTCGAAGACAAATTTAACGAAACGTCATCATTTCGGTGACTCTGGAACCTTCGCTTAG